In Streptomyces sp. NBC_00414, a single window of DNA contains:
- a CDS encoding polysaccharide deacetylase family protein codes for MTAALCLSGCLAGCAQSVDPIERLGKKAAQKVRTHAPPVDAYRRWGLRAPLAAAPVPPAPSVPRPAVRAAGPGLPPVVDRVPTRDKVVFLTFDDGAEKDPRFVDMVRELRLPVSVFLTDSVVGPGYAHFGRLRAVGASVQNHTLDHPYLPGLPYAGQRAEICGQQEKLKERFGIRPRLFRPPYGDYNDDTLRAAADCGIAAVVLSREAERLRAGDILYCPEGVSGVTLTAATTKILNRIQKQGFTVARLEDYL; via the coding sequence GTGACCGCCGCGCTCTGCCTCTCCGGCTGTCTCGCAGGCTGCGCCCAGTCCGTCGACCCGATCGAGAGACTGGGCAAGAAGGCCGCGCAGAAGGTACGCACACACGCGCCCCCTGTGGACGCGTACCGCCGCTGGGGGCTGCGTGCCCCGCTCGCCGCGGCGCCGGTCCCGCCTGCCCCGTCCGTCCCCCGGCCCGCCGTACGGGCCGCGGGGCCCGGTCTGCCGCCCGTCGTGGACCGTGTCCCGACCCGCGACAAGGTCGTCTTCCTGACCTTCGACGACGGTGCCGAGAAGGACCCTCGGTTCGTCGACATGGTGCGGGAGCTTCGGCTGCCGGTCAGCGTGTTCCTCACGGACAGCGTCGTCGGGCCGGGGTACGCCCACTTCGGGCGGCTGCGCGCGGTCGGCGCGAGTGTGCAGAACCACACGCTCGACCATCCGTACCTGCCCGGTCTGCCGTACGCGGGGCAGCGGGCCGAGATCTGCGGTCAGCAGGAGAAGCTCAAGGAGCGCTTCGGGATCCGGCCGCGGCTGTTCCGGCCGCCCTACGGCGACTACAACGACGACACGCTGCGGGCGGCGGCGGACTGTGGGATCGCCGCGGTTGTTCTTTCGCGGGAGGCGGAGCGGTTGCGGGCGGGGGACATCCTGTACTGCCCGGAGGGCGTGAGTGGCGTCACGTTGACGGCGGCGACCACCAAAATCCTGAACCGGATCCAGAAGCAGGGCTTCACTGTGGCTCGGCTTGAGGACTACCTGTAG
- a CDS encoding dipeptidase yields the protein MTSSDDAQALLADARAFLAEFPVVDGHNDLPWALREQVRYDIGARDIAGDQSAHLHTDLARLRAGGVGAQYWSVYVRSDLPGAVTATLEQIDCVRQLIERYPADLRGALTAADMEAARAEGRIASLMGAEGGHSIDNSLATLRGLYELGVRYMTLTHNDNIAWADSATDEPAVDGLSPFGHEVVREMNRLGMLVDLSHVAATTMRDALDTSTAPVIFSHSSARAVCDHPRNIPDDVLERLPANGGVAMVTFVPKFVLQAAVDWTVAADENMREHGFHHLDTTADGMKVHRAFEETHPRPVATVSTVADHLDHMREVAGVDHLGIGGDYDGTPFTPEGLNDVSGYPNLIAELLDRGWSKPDLAKLTWQNSVRVLAAAEDVARDEQSRRGPSNATLEQLDG from the coding sequence ATGACTTCTTCGGACGACGCCCAGGCACTCCTCGCCGACGCCCGCGCATTTCTCGCCGAGTTCCCCGTGGTCGACGGGCACAACGACCTCCCCTGGGCGCTGCGCGAGCAGGTCCGCTACGACATCGGGGCCCGCGACATCGCCGGGGACCAGAGCGCCCATCTGCACACCGACCTGGCGCGGCTGCGCGCGGGCGGTGTCGGCGCGCAGTACTGGTCGGTGTACGTGCGCTCGGACCTGCCCGGCGCGGTCACGGCGACCCTCGAACAGATCGACTGCGTACGGCAGCTGATCGAGCGCTACCCGGCGGACCTGCGCGGCGCCCTGACCGCCGCGGACATGGAGGCGGCGCGCGCCGAGGGCCGTATCGCCTCGCTGATGGGCGCCGAGGGCGGCCACTCGATCGACAACTCCCTCGCCACCCTGCGCGGCCTGTACGAGCTGGGGGTCCGCTACATGACCCTCACCCACAACGACAACATCGCGTGGGCGGACTCGGCGACGGACGAGCCGGCGGTCGACGGGCTGTCGCCCTTCGGCCACGAGGTCGTACGTGAGATGAACCGCCTGGGCATGCTGGTGGACCTCTCCCACGTGGCCGCCACGACCATGCGGGACGCGCTGGACACGTCCACCGCGCCGGTGATCTTCTCCCACTCGTCCGCGCGCGCGGTCTGCGACCACCCGCGCAACATCCCGGACGACGTGCTGGAGCGCCTGCCGGCCAACGGCGGTGTGGCGATGGTGACGTTCGTGCCGAAGTTCGTCCTCCAGGCCGCCGTCGACTGGACGGTCGCCGCGGACGAGAACATGCGGGAGCACGGCTTCCACCACCTCGACACGACGGCCGACGGGATGAAGGTCCACCGCGCGTTCGAGGAGACCCACCCCCGGCCCGTCGCGACCGTCTCGACGGTCGCCGACCACCTCGACCACATGCGTGAGGTGGCGGGCGTCGACCACCTCGGCATCGGCGGCGACTACGACGGCACGCCGTTCACCCCCGAGGGTCTGAACGACGTCTCCGGCTACCCGAACCTGATCGCGGAGCTCCTGGACCGCGGCTGGTCGAAGCCGGACCTCGCCAAGCTGACCTGGCAGAACTCGGTACGGGTGCTGGCCGCGGCGGAGGACGTGGCGCGCGACGAGCAGTCCCGCAGGGGCCCGTCGAACGCGACCCTGGAGCAGTTGGACGGCTAG
- a CDS encoding 5-(carboxyamino)imidazole ribonucleotide synthase: MIGRATGVARYGRYPGGVTFPVVGMVGGGQLARMTHEAGIPLGIRFKLLSDTPQDSAAQVVSEVVVGDYRDLGTLRAFARGCDVITFDHEHVPTEHLRALEADGIPVRPGPDALVHAQDKGVMRAKLVEIGVPCPRHRIVSDPADVVAFAAEGLPEGADGSEGDGFPVVLKTVRGGYDGKGVWVVRSAADAEDPFRAGVPVLAEEKVDFVRELAANVVRSPHGQAVAYPVVESQQVDGVCDTVIAPAPGISDELALRAEELALRIAKELGVVGHLAVELFETRDGRILVNELAMRPHNSGHWTQDGAITSQFANHVRAVLDLPLGDPRPRAKWTVMVNVLGGDYPDMYSAYLHCMARDPQLKIHMYGKDVKPGRKVGHVNTYGDDLDDVLERARHAAGYLRGTITE; the protein is encoded by the coding sequence ATGATCGGGCGCGCGACAGGAGTGGCCCGATATGGCCGATACCCTGGTGGTGTGACGTTCCCGGTAGTCGGCATGGTCGGCGGGGGGCAGCTCGCTCGTATGACACACGAGGCGGGCATCCCGCTCGGCATCAGGTTCAAGCTCCTCAGTGACACCCCCCAGGACTCTGCGGCGCAGGTGGTCAGCGAAGTCGTCGTCGGCGACTATCGCGACCTCGGCACGCTGCGGGCCTTCGCGCGGGGCTGCGACGTGATCACTTTCGATCACGAACATGTACCCACCGAGCATCTGCGGGCACTGGAGGCGGACGGCATCCCCGTGCGCCCCGGCCCCGACGCGCTCGTGCACGCCCAGGACAAGGGTGTGATGCGCGCGAAGCTCGTCGAGATCGGGGTGCCGTGCCCACGGCACCGGATCGTGAGCGATCCGGCCGACGTGGTGGCCTTCGCGGCGGAAGGGCTCCCCGAGGGCGCCGACGGGTCCGAGGGGGACGGCTTCCCCGTCGTCCTCAAGACCGTCCGCGGCGGCTACGACGGCAAGGGCGTGTGGGTCGTACGGTCCGCGGCCGACGCCGAGGACCCCTTCCGGGCCGGCGTCCCGGTCCTCGCGGAGGAGAAGGTCGACTTCGTACGCGAGCTGGCCGCCAACGTCGTACGGTCGCCGCACGGCCAGGCCGTGGCGTACCCGGTCGTCGAGTCCCAGCAGGTCGACGGGGTGTGCGACACGGTGATCGCGCCCGCGCCCGGCATCTCGGACGAGCTCGCGCTCCGGGCGGAGGAACTGGCCCTGCGCATCGCGAAGGAACTCGGCGTCGTCGGCCACCTCGCCGTCGAGCTCTTCGAGACCCGTGACGGCCGCATCCTCGTGAACGAGCTGGCCATGCGCCCGCACAACTCCGGCCACTGGACCCAGGACGGCGCGATCACCTCCCAGTTCGCCAACCACGTCCGCGCGGTCCTGGACCTGCCCCTGGGCGACCCGCGCCCGCGCGCGAAGTGGACGGTCATGGTGAACGTCCTGGGGGGCGACTACCCCGACATGTACTCCGCGTACCTGCACTGCATGGCACGCGACCCCCAGCTCAAGATCCACATGTACGGAAAGGACGTGAAGCCCGGCCGCAAGGTGGGCCACGTCAACACCTACGGCGACGACCTCGACGACGTGCTGGAGCGCGCCCGTCACGCAGCCGGCTACCTCAGAGGAACGATCACCGAATGA
- a CDS encoding class I SAM-dependent methyltransferase, which produces MNDLDPLASFAALLTSEGRALLHEVRGTEPAQELAVATRLRRDHPVGLVSAVLGQARLRQRAVAKFGAADAARMFFTPNGVEQSTRASVAAYRAARFQALGVRSVADLCCGIGGDAIALARAGIRVLAVDRDPLTAAVARANAEALGLEGLIEVREADVTEVDTAGYDAVFVDPGRRGGRGRIFDPEGYSPPLSWAVQAARKAPLAALKIAPGIPHEAVPAEAGAEWISDSGDVKEAVLWFGTGEASSVRATLLPGARTLLGRGLPDPQVRPVGRFLYEPDGAVIRAHLVAEAAEELDGGGLVDETIAYITADSATATPYATAYEITDQLPFGVKKLKTLLREREVGILTVKKRGSAVEPEELRRKVKPRGPHSATVFLTRVQGAPTMLLGHPVTASGA; this is translated from the coding sequence GTGAACGACCTCGATCCACTGGCCTCCTTCGCCGCTCTGCTCACGTCCGAGGGACGTGCCCTTCTCCACGAGGTGCGCGGTACCGAACCGGCCCAGGAGCTGGCCGTGGCGACGCGGCTGCGGCGCGATCACCCCGTCGGGCTCGTGTCCGCCGTGCTCGGCCAGGCGCGGCTGCGGCAGCGGGCCGTCGCGAAGTTCGGCGCGGCGGACGCGGCGCGGATGTTCTTCACGCCGAACGGGGTCGAGCAGTCGACCCGGGCGAGCGTCGCCGCGTACCGTGCCGCGCGCTTCCAGGCGCTCGGGGTGCGGTCCGTGGCCGACCTGTGCTGCGGCATCGGCGGTGACGCGATCGCGCTCGCCCGCGCCGGGATCCGGGTCCTCGCCGTCGACCGGGACCCGCTGACTGCGGCCGTGGCCCGGGCGAACGCCGAGGCGCTCGGACTGGAGGGGCTGATCGAGGTCCGCGAGGCGGATGTCACCGAGGTCGACACCGCCGGGTACGACGCCGTGTTCGTGGATCCGGGACGCCGGGGCGGGCGGGGGCGGATCTTCGACCCCGAGGGCTACTCACCACCCCTGTCGTGGGCCGTCCAGGCCGCCCGCAAGGCGCCTCTCGCCGCGCTGAAGATCGCCCCGGGCATCCCCCACGAGGCCGTCCCCGCCGAGGCCGGGGCCGAGTGGATCTCGGACTCCGGGGACGTGAAGGAGGCCGTGCTGTGGTTCGGCACCGGGGAGGCGAGCTCCGTCCGCGCGACCCTGCTGCCCGGAGCGCGCACCCTCCTGGGCCGCGGACTGCCCGACCCCCAGGTGCGGCCCGTGGGCCGTTTCCTGTACGAGCCCGACGGCGCCGTCATCCGCGCGCATCTGGTCGCCGAGGCCGCCGAGGAGCTGGACGGCGGAGGGCTGGTCGACGAGACGATCGCCTACATCACCGCGGACTCCGCCACGGCCACCCCGTACGCCACCGCCTACGAGATCACCGATCAGCTCCCCTTCGGCGTCAAGAAGCTGAAGACGCTGCTGCGGGAGCGCGAGGTGGGCATCCTGACCGTGAAGAAGCGCGGATCGGCGGTCGAGCCGGAGGAGTTGCGGCGCAAGGTGAAGCCGCGGGGGCCGCACTCCGCGACCGTGTTCCTGACGCGGGTGCAGGGCGCCCCCACCATGCTCCTGGGGCACCCCGTCACCGCATCCGGCGCCTGA
- the purE gene encoding 5-(carboxyamino)imidazole ribonucleotide mutase has protein sequence MSPVVGIVMGSDSDWPVMEAAAQALDEFDIPYEVDVVSAHRMPREMITYGEEAAGRGLKAIIAGAGGAAHLPGMLASVSPLPVIGVPVPLKYLDGMDSLLSIVQMPAGVPVATVSVGGARNAGLLAARILATHDEELLGRMRDFQQELNDQATEKGRRLRSKVESSTGTGNGFGFGK, from the coding sequence ATGAGCCCTGTCGTAGGCATTGTCATGGGGTCGGACTCCGACTGGCCCGTCATGGAGGCGGCCGCGCAGGCCCTCGACGAGTTCGACATCCCGTACGAGGTGGACGTGGTCTCCGCCCACCGGATGCCGCGCGAGATGATCACGTACGGCGAGGAGGCGGCCGGGCGTGGCCTGAAAGCGATCATCGCGGGTGCGGGTGGCGCCGCCCATCTGCCCGGCATGCTCGCCTCGGTCAGCCCGCTGCCCGTGATCGGTGTGCCGGTCCCGCTGAAGTACCTGGACGGCATGGACTCGCTGCTGTCGATCGTCCAGATGCCGGCCGGTGTCCCGGTCGCCACGGTCTCGGTGGGCGGCGCGCGCAACGCGGGCCTGCTGGCCGCCCGCATCCTGGCCACGCACGACGAGGAACTCCTCGGCAGGATGCGTGACTTCCAGCAGGAGCTGAACGACCAGGCCACCGAGAAGGGCAGGCGGCTGCGCTCCAAGGTCGAGAGCAGCACGGGCACGGGCAACGGCTTCGGCTTCGGGAAGTGA
- a CDS encoding GtrA family protein, protein MGTGGKRGAHARPVSAVRVRIERLTREVAKFGAVGGAGLLVNLIVFNLVRSTTDLQVVRASVIATVVAIVSNYIGFRYFTYRERDKSGRTKELTLFVLFSAIGLVIENGFLFAATYGLGFDSPLASNVFKFVGIGIATLFRFWSYRTWVFRVAPEVVPDPEPVADAESFLEPPAPYLDEDIPTHGFRQVQRVR, encoded by the coding sequence ATGGGCACAGGTGGTAAACGTGGGGCTCATGCCAGGCCGGTCAGCGCCGTTCGTGTCCGGATCGAGCGCCTGACCAGGGAAGTCGCCAAGTTCGGCGCGGTCGGCGGAGCGGGTCTCCTCGTCAACCTGATCGTCTTCAACCTGGTGCGCAGTACCACCGATCTCCAGGTCGTCCGGGCCAGTGTGATCGCGACGGTTGTGGCGATCGTCTCGAACTACATCGGTTTCCGCTACTTCACCTATCGCGAGCGTGACAAGAGTGGCCGTACCAAGGAACTGACGCTTTTCGTGCTGTTCAGCGCGATCGGCCTCGTCATCGAGAACGGTTTCCTCTTCGCCGCCACGTACGGCCTGGGCTTCGACAGCCCGCTCGCGAGCAACGTCTTCAAGTTCGTCGGTATCGGCATCGCGACGCTCTTCCGCTTCTGGTCCTACCGCACATGGGTCTTCCGGGTCGCCCCGGAGGTCGTCCCCGACCCCGAGCCCGTGGCCGACGCCGAATCGTTCCTGGAGCCCCCGGCGCCCTACCTCGACGAGGACATCCCGACCCACGGCTTCCGCCAGGTCCAACGCGTCCGCTGA
- a CDS encoding polysaccharide deacetylase family protein gives MRLVRQSDSGGANRDRTGAPSGARGTARPAPTGPQVVARPSRPARAALVLLTAGALAAGCGDGKPTPEVIKPAAGQQAKAELRQEQRAHAAAVKRWGLAKTPLPAPPAPAKKPHIDTREGFEVEDHEGLPPVFTTIPTKDKVVFLTIDDGAEKDPAFLRMMSELKIPYTAFLSDYLVKEDYGYFKKMQAAGVSLNNHTLHHRYMPGLSYAAQKREICGMQDVIEKRYGKRPTLFRPPFGNYNEDTLRAAGACGIKAAPLWNEEVFVDRWDYREWDRDLRPGDIVLSHFRGKEDWEGTMPDMIRRFLKLITDKGYAVARLEDYL, from the coding sequence ATGCGACTTGTACGACAATCCGACAGTGGCGGTGCGAACAGGGATCGGACGGGTGCCCCTTCAGGGGCGCGGGGAACTGCGCGACCAGCCCCCACCGGCCCGCAGGTCGTCGCCCGCCCGTCCCGCCCGGCACGCGCTGCGCTCGTCCTGCTGACGGCCGGCGCACTGGCCGCGGGCTGTGGGGACGGGAAACCCACGCCCGAAGTCATCAAGCCGGCCGCAGGCCAACAGGCCAAAGCCGAACTCCGCCAGGAGCAGCGCGCCCACGCCGCCGCGGTGAAGAGATGGGGCCTGGCCAAGACCCCCCTGCCCGCACCCCCCGCCCCCGCGAAGAAGCCGCACATCGACACCCGCGAGGGCTTCGAGGTGGAGGACCACGAAGGACTCCCGCCCGTCTTCACGACGATCCCCACCAAGGACAAGGTCGTCTTCCTCACCATCGACGACGGCGCCGAGAAGGACCCGGCGTTCCTGCGGATGATGAGCGAGCTGAAGATCCCTTACACCGCGTTCCTCAGTGACTACCTGGTCAAGGAGGACTACGGATACTTCAAGAAGATGCAGGCCGCGGGGGTGTCGCTGAACAACCACACCCTCCACCACCGCTACATGCCGGGCCTGTCGTACGCCGCGCAGAAGCGCGAGATCTGCGGCATGCAGGACGTGATCGAGAAGCGGTACGGAAAGCGTCCGACGCTCTTCCGCCCGCCCTTCGGCAACTACAACGAGGACACCCTGCGCGCGGCCGGGGCCTGCGGCATCAAGGCGGCCCCCCTCTGGAACGAGGAGGTCTTCGTCGACCGCTGGGACTACCGGGAGTGGGACCGCGACCTGCGCCCCGGAGACATCGTTCTCAGCCATTTCCGCGGCAAGGAGGACTGGGAGGGCACGATGCCCGACATGATCCGCCGCTTCCTGAAGCTGATCACCGACAAGGGGTACGCGGTGGCACGCCTGGAGGACTACCTGTGA